In one window of Poriferisphaera corsica DNA:
- a CDS encoding YjiH family protein: protein MEPVETREQPGHFKASFIDYVWFLIPSLLGVFLFISPIWQSKVGEDGEVTREITLPVAWIANWASGELTDFLPKLTLGILLVSAVGSLIVKLAKPKRILDHPFWSSLFNVSWFWVGARTLGCLFGLMVFYEYGTVTLFQTDTEYVVDGGTGNFAFGELATFLVVIFFFAGLFLPLLLDFGLLEFIGTLMSKIMRPLFKLPGRSAIDCVASWVGDGTVGILLTSKQYEAGFYTSREAAVVGTTFSFVSITFTIVVLSTVGITDLFLQAYLTLVVAGLAAAVICPRIPPLSWKPDTFFEGKPKRAEHKMPHGMGLFAWGVRRATHRANQVEGVMPAAKLGVQNVMDMWVGVVPVVVAMATVAAIVANFTPFFQWMGAPVVPVLKAMGIPEAEEAGYMFLIGFADMLLPAIFAADKIESEFTRFIIATVSCTQLIYMSEVGSLLMGSKVPVKFWELVVIFVIRTMITLPIVVGMAYGMQWLGWM from the coding sequence TTGGAACCAGTTGAAACGCGAGAGCAGCCGGGGCATTTTAAAGCGTCATTTATTGATTATGTGTGGTTTTTGATCCCATCGTTGTTGGGTGTGTTTTTGTTTATCAGCCCGATCTGGCAGTCGAAGGTTGGTGAAGATGGTGAGGTGACGCGAGAGATCACGTTGCCGGTGGCGTGGATTGCGAACTGGGCGTCAGGCGAGTTAACAGATTTTTTGCCGAAGCTGACGCTGGGGATTTTGCTGGTGTCTGCTGTGGGTTCTTTGATTGTAAAGTTGGCTAAGCCTAAGCGTATATTAGATCATCCATTTTGGAGTAGTTTGTTTAATGTGAGTTGGTTCTGGGTTGGGGCGCGAACGCTTGGATGTTTGTTTGGGCTGATGGTGTTTTATGAGTATGGGACGGTGACGCTGTTTCAAACGGATACGGAGTATGTGGTGGATGGGGGGACAGGGAATTTTGCGTTTGGGGAGTTGGCGACGTTTTTGGTGGTGATTTTTTTCTTTGCGGGGTTATTCTTGCCGCTGCTGTTGGACTTTGGATTGTTGGAATTCATTGGGACGTTGATGTCGAAGATTATGCGTCCACTATTTAAGTTGCCGGGCCGATCGGCGATTGATTGTGTGGCGTCGTGGGTGGGTGATGGTACGGTGGGTATTTTGCTGACGAGTAAGCAGTATGAGGCGGGGTTTTATACGTCGCGTGAGGCGGCGGTGGTGGGGACGACATTTTCGTTTGTGTCGATCACGTTTACGATTGTTGTGCTGAGTACGGTTGGGATAACAGATCTGTTTTTGCAGGCGTATTTGACGTTGGTTGTGGCGGGTTTGGCGGCGGCTGTTATTTGTCCGCGTATACCGCCGCTGAGTTGGAAGCCAGATACATTTTTTGAGGGGAAGCCGAAACGTGCAGAGCATAAGATGCCGCATGGAATGGGTTTGTTTGCGTGGGGTGTGAGGCGGGCGACGCATCGTGCGAATCAGGTTGAGGGGGTTATGCCTGCTGCGAAGTTGGGTGTTCAGAATGTGATGGATATGTGGGTGGGTGTTGTGCCGGTGGTTGTTGCGATGGCGACGGTGGCTGCGATCGTGGCTAATTTTACGCCGTTTTTTCAGTGGATGGGTGCACCGGTTGTGCCGGTGTTGAAGGCGATGGGGATTCCTGAGGCGGAAGAGGCGGGGTATATGTTTTTGATTGGATTTGCTGACATGTTGTTGCCGGCGATTTTTGCGGCTGACAAGATTGAGAGCGAGTTTACGCGGTTTATCATTGCGACGGTTTCATGTACGCAGTTGATTTACATGTCAGAGGTTGGGTCGCTGCTGATGGGTTCGAAGGTGCCTGTGAAGTTTTGGGAGTTGGTGGTGATCTTTGTGATTCGCACGATGATTACGTTGCCGATTGTTGTGGGGATGGCGTATGGGATGCAGTGGTTGGGTTGGATGTAA
- a CDS encoding carbohydrate porin: MESGLGSLVHDKRQWCDMCRRCETVLLTVVLCFCLGGEVAGFESVASDGKSRAKVKVDAKAAKDGTDQKDEQGNKPSQDGDVKTDDAKSDDDKKDDESDGGGADDKKKDDDDDGGGDDDAKANVPTQQAPAIMPKTRKRVPINLNPLLIDTPVPEIRNPWEDFKFMFLEDYRVRSNIYDTIFFQQASEVMGGGPKDQTFNRLDVGLIWEVLAHRPETYPFIGNGWVEFLLRSGVNIDHTSRFFNLSEESGVLSPVNSLFQQNNVSWNIISYTQSLFKDEVFFTVGRIHPNQYIALLTVANDESLQFLNLAFDGGSVIPQIGTYAPALAIQVLPNDWFSFHGVVVNNDGGPGVTGLNTLGNGNYTFMADLIFKPNIKGVGRGRWHLIAWQSEVEDNAAGGVSTIIEQHFGGGIVAFFRYGYGNHAVAPAKQQVAAGVTILGAMNRIGDMFGAAVAWTDPSSADERQETVFEVFYRVQITNYMQITPDFQVVFNPADNPTSDPLYFWGIRLRTQF; the protein is encoded by the coding sequence ATGGAATCGGGTTTAGGTTCTTTGGTTCATGATAAGCGACAATGGTGCGATATGTGCAGGCGATGTGAGACAGTACTGCTGACGGTTGTGCTGTGCTTTTGCTTGGGTGGGGAAGTCGCAGGGTTTGAGTCGGTGGCGAGTGATGGGAAGAGCCGCGCGAAAGTGAAGGTGGATGCGAAGGCGGCTAAGGATGGGACTGATCAGAAAGATGAGCAGGGGAATAAGCCGAGCCAAGATGGGGATGTAAAGACAGATGATGCGAAATCGGATGACGATAAGAAAGATGATGAATCGGATGGGGGTGGGGCAGATGATAAGAAGAAAGATGATGACGATGATGGCGGGGGAGATGATGATGCGAAAGCTAATGTGCCAACGCAGCAGGCGCCGGCGATTATGCCGAAGACGCGGAAGCGTGTGCCGATCAATTTGAATCCCTTGTTGATTGATACGCCGGTGCCGGAGATTCGGAATCCGTGGGAAGATTTTAAGTTTATGTTTTTAGAAGATTATCGTGTGCGATCTAATATTTATGACACGATTTTTTTTCAGCAAGCTTCGGAAGTCATGGGTGGTGGGCCGAAAGATCAGACGTTTAATCGATTGGATGTTGGTTTGATTTGGGAGGTGTTGGCGCACAGACCGGAGACGTATCCGTTTATTGGTAATGGATGGGTTGAGTTTTTGCTGCGAAGTGGTGTGAATATTGATCATACGAGTCGATTTTTTAATTTGAGTGAGGAATCAGGTGTTCTGTCGCCAGTGAACTCGTTGTTTCAGCAGAACAATGTGTCGTGGAATATTATCTCGTACACGCAGAGCCTTTTTAAAGATGAGGTGTTTTTTACGGTGGGGAGGATTCACCCGAATCAGTATATTGCGTTGTTGACGGTAGCGAACGATGAGTCGTTGCAGTTTTTGAATTTAGCGTTTGATGGGGGATCGGTGATTCCGCAGATTGGTACGTATGCACCGGCATTGGCGATACAGGTGTTGCCAAACGATTGGTTTTCGTTTCATGGTGTGGTTGTGAACAATGATGGGGGGCCGGGTGTTACGGGGTTGAATACGTTGGGGAATGGTAATTACACTTTTATGGCGGATTTGATATTTAAGCCAAATATAAAGGGGGTTGGGCGAGGGCGGTGGCACTTGATCGCGTGGCAGTCGGAGGTTGAGGATAATGCGGCTGGGGGTGTGTCGACGATCATTGAACAGCATTTTGGTGGTGGGATTGTGGCGTTTTTTCGGTATGGGTATGGGAATCATGCGGTAGCGCCGGCGAAGCAACAGGTGGCGGCAGGTGTGACGATCTTGGGGGCGATGAATCGGATTGGTGATATGTTTGGTGCGGCGGTGGCGTGGACAGATCCGTCGTCAGCAGATGAGCGACAAGAGACGGTATTTGAGGTTTTTTATCGTGTGCAGATTACGAACTACATGCAGATAACACCGGATTTTCAGGTGGTTTTTAATCCGGCGGACAATCCGACATCTGATCCGCTTTATTTCTGGGGGATTCGTTTGAGGACTCAGTTTTAG
- a CDS encoding ArnT family glycosyltransferase — MHEDQSPNTQPLPDNHLAHLQAAFPWANWKNTILLTIAIFLIRLLYLLLLSPYELAGDEAQYWDWSRHLSLSYFTKGPGVAWTIFASTKLLGSYTWTVKLPALIAFAIIMLTAARLTTLIANNDQRPGFFAAALVALCPPFFAAGQFMTIDEPFFACWIIASFFTLKAFKKQQQNQSPFLLYQLAAFIIGLGFLYKYTILLLIPGLILFALIHHKPLQTFKPKNLLPLIPATIILLITISPVFIWNAQHDWITVKHLVGHLGVEGGDRVIEQAPSFFTVQKLILNPLEMIGTQVGAFGIPLVILTFISYRLIKKQRNENPNLWLDACFLLYAALPVILFYLAVAFVKKVQPNWPVAGYLTLLPLIALPAVPQLLDYTKRLKDWKANNKPGKKPSNPWQANFHFAIGWGSVAAFIIMSAPYLSYIYPNLSGMRRVTGLKQDAAQIQKQIELTTQQTGQAPIIITDNYQKTARLAFYLPGQPTIFSAQHYYGERPTDYDRFADTNLLNPSLHNRTAILIGLTPEKWRKEFSFANIKDSAIPTSSSTYRLMIGSNFQGPTSPPKLNTFTNQQLNPQSQPIRH, encoded by the coding sequence ATGCATGAGGATCAATCCCCCAACACACAACCCCTGCCCGACAACCATCTTGCACACCTGCAAGCCGCCTTCCCATGGGCCAACTGGAAAAACACAATCCTCCTCACCATCGCAATCTTCCTCATTCGACTCCTCTACCTGCTCTTGCTCTCACCCTATGAACTCGCAGGCGACGAAGCGCAATACTGGGACTGGTCCAGACACCTCTCCCTCTCATATTTCACCAAAGGCCCCGGCGTCGCATGGACCATCTTCGCCTCTACCAAACTCCTTGGCTCATACACCTGGACCGTCAAACTCCCAGCACTCATCGCCTTCGCCATCATCATGCTCACCGCCGCCAGGCTCACCACCCTCATCGCCAACAACGATCAACGCCCCGGCTTCTTCGCCGCTGCACTCGTCGCCCTATGCCCGCCCTTCTTCGCCGCCGGCCAGTTTATGACCATCGACGAACCTTTCTTCGCCTGCTGGATCATCGCATCATTCTTCACACTCAAAGCCTTCAAAAAACAACAACAAAACCAATCCCCATTCCTCCTCTACCAACTCGCCGCCTTCATCATCGGCCTCGGTTTCCTCTATAAATACACCATCCTCCTTCTCATCCCCGGCCTCATCCTCTTCGCACTCATCCACCACAAACCCCTCCAAACATTCAAACCCAAAAACCTACTCCCACTCATCCCCGCCACGATCATCCTCCTCATCACCATCTCACCTGTCTTCATCTGGAACGCACAACACGACTGGATCACCGTCAAACACCTCGTCGGACATCTCGGCGTCGAAGGCGGTGACCGCGTTATCGAACAAGCCCCCTCATTCTTCACCGTCCAAAAGCTCATCCTCAACCCCCTCGAAATGATCGGCACACAAGTCGGCGCCTTCGGCATCCCACTCGTCATCCTCACCTTCATCTCTTACCGACTAATCAAAAAACAGCGCAACGAAAATCCTAACCTTTGGTTAGATGCGTGCTTCCTCCTCTACGCCGCCCTCCCCGTCATCCTCTTCTACCTCGCCGTTGCATTCGTCAAAAAAGTCCAGCCCAATTGGCCCGTTGCTGGCTACCTCACCCTCCTCCCCCTCATCGCGCTGCCCGCTGTCCCACAACTCCTCGACTACACCAAACGCCTCAAAGACTGGAAAGCCAACAACAAGCCCGGCAAAAAACCTTCCAACCCATGGCAAGCAAACTTCCACTTCGCCATCGGCTGGGGCTCAGTCGCCGCTTTCATTATCATGTCCGCACCCTACCTCTCATACATCTATCCCAACCTCTCCGGCATGCGCCGCGTCACCGGCCTCAAACAAGACGCCGCTCAAATCCAAAAACAAATCGAACTCACCACCCAACAAACCGGCCAAGCACCCATCATCATCACCGACAACTACCAAAAAACCGCACGCCTCGCTTTCTACCTCCCAGGCCAACCCACAATCTTCAGCGCACAACACTACTACGGCGAACGCCCCACCGACTACGACCGCTTCGCAGACACAAATCTCCTCAACCCATCACTCCACAACCGCACCGCCATTCTCATCGGCCTGACACCTGAAAAATGGCGCAAAGAATTCAGCTTCGCCAACATCAAAGACTCCGCCATCCCCACCTCCTCCTCAACCTACCGACTCATGATCGGCTCAAACTTCCAAGGCCCAACCTCTCCACCAAAACTCAACACCTTCACCAACCAACAACTCAATCCGCAATCACAACCCATACGACACTAG
- a CDS encoding methyl-accepting chemotaxis protein: MSRIKSLLSQSIGVRITVIVLVLITVSMGVLSWMAVSKASRALNDQGVASAKQTTELIVAMCKLQKEMIGAKLVSDLRVAEDLMAIEGGGLEQWEGAIGFEEQVKQIGKYEVPLMKVGGRELTGDFGLVDEVLAQTGSTCTVFQVLPREWLRVTTNVKKPDGSRAVGTTLGSGSPVYQYVMGGETYFGSNMIQGKRYETAYRPIRGEGGEVVAVLYVGVPYEQFNSLKQAMKEMKIGESGYAFAVNMDGDAVIHPTVEGENMSDAAFVKEMLSNEAGVTQYAYDGVEKLVAYERFEPYGWVIGTGYSVEELEAASTQLKYEALMMTLVILGIGAVVCVWMGRTISKGIMRVADAVNGIAEGEGDLTKRLEVTSKDEVGELCHRVNDFIGNIQEIIKECKRSSHEVASFASQVAASSEEISQGLEEQKHQTQQVSAGVEEMSSSVAEVATQSQSAAQNAIDSRSHAEEGKTIVSDTIESIHVIDGIVNKTGDAIGQLGNRADQIGEIIQVINDIADQTNLLALNAAIEAARAGEHGRGFAVVADEVRKLADRTTTATEQIEESINQVQSDTQQAVSRMAEGTESVKRGVELASGAGDALDQIVTRSGDVAGVIQNIASAAEQQSGAALAIGENVQQISAIADQTGQGAKQSAEAAMELSAKSKQLLSLVDRFKV, translated from the coding sequence ATGTCGAGAATTAAATCGCTCTTATCACAGAGTATTGGTGTGCGGATTACGGTGATTGTGTTGGTGTTGATCACGGTTTCGATGGGTGTGTTGTCGTGGATGGCGGTGAGCAAGGCGAGTCGGGCTTTGAATGATCAGGGGGTTGCGAGTGCGAAGCAGACGACGGAATTGATCGTTGCGATGTGTAAGCTGCAGAAGGAGATGATTGGTGCGAAATTGGTGTCGGATTTGCGTGTGGCGGAGGACTTGATGGCGATTGAAGGGGGTGGGCTTGAGCAGTGGGAGGGAGCGATTGGTTTTGAGGAGCAGGTGAAGCAGATTGGGAAGTATGAGGTTCCGCTGATGAAGGTTGGTGGGCGAGAGTTGACGGGTGATTTTGGATTGGTGGATGAGGTGTTAGCGCAGACGGGTTCGACGTGCACGGTGTTTCAGGTGTTGCCGCGGGAGTGGTTGCGTGTGACGACGAATGTGAAGAAGCCGGATGGGAGTCGTGCGGTGGGGACGACATTGGGGAGTGGGTCGCCGGTGTATCAGTATGTGATGGGTGGTGAGACGTATTTTGGTTCGAATATGATTCAGGGTAAGCGTTATGAGACGGCCTATCGGCCGATTAGAGGCGAGGGTGGTGAGGTTGTTGCGGTGTTGTATGTGGGTGTGCCATACGAGCAGTTTAATTCGCTGAAGCAGGCGATGAAGGAGATGAAGATTGGGGAATCAGGGTATGCGTTTGCGGTGAATATGGATGGAGACGCGGTGATTCATCCGACGGTTGAGGGTGAGAATATGAGTGATGCGGCCTTTGTGAAGGAGATGCTGTCGAATGAAGCGGGTGTTACACAGTATGCGTATGATGGGGTTGAGAAGTTGGTGGCCTACGAGCGGTTTGAGCCGTATGGCTGGGTGATTGGTACAGGGTATTCGGTTGAGGAATTGGAAGCGGCTTCGACGCAATTGAAGTATGAAGCGCTGATGATGACGTTGGTGATTTTAGGGATTGGTGCGGTGGTTTGCGTGTGGATGGGGCGCACGATTAGTAAAGGGATTATGCGGGTTGCGGATGCGGTTAATGGGATTGCTGAAGGGGAGGGGGATCTGACAAAGCGACTGGAGGTGACTTCGAAGGATGAGGTGGGTGAATTGTGTCATCGTGTGAATGATTTTATTGGGAATATCCAAGAGATTATTAAAGAGTGTAAGCGTTCGTCGCATGAGGTGGCTTCGTTTGCATCACAGGTGGCGGCGAGTTCGGAAGAGATATCGCAAGGTCTTGAGGAACAGAAGCATCAGACGCAGCAGGTGTCGGCGGGCGTTGAAGAGATGAGCTCGAGTGTGGCGGAGGTGGCGACGCAGTCACAGAGCGCAGCACAGAATGCGATCGATTCGCGGTCACATGCTGAAGAGGGCAAGACGATTGTCAGTGATACGATTGAGTCTATTCATGTCATAGATGGCATTGTGAATAAGACGGGAGATGCGATTGGTCAGTTGGGGAATCGGGCGGATCAGATCGGTGAGATTATTCAAGTGATTAATGATATTGCAGATCAGACGAACTTGTTGGCGCTCAATGCTGCGATTGAAGCGGCAAGAGCGGGTGAGCATGGGCGCGGGTTTGCGGTGGTGGCGGATGAGGTTCGAAAGTTGGCGGATCGTACGACGACGGCGACGGAGCAGATTGAGGAATCGATCAATCAGGTGCAGTCGGATACGCAGCAAGCGGTTAGCCGGATGGCGGAGGGAACGGAGTCGGTGAAGCGTGGTGTTGAACTGGCATCGGGTGCGGGTGATGCGCTTGATCAGATTGTGACGCGGTCGGGTGATGTTGCGGGTGTGATTCAGAATATCGCATCGGCGGCAGAGCAGCAGTCGGGCGCGGCGCTTGCGATTGGTGAAAATGTACAGCAGATTTCAGCGATTGCTGATCAGACGGGGCAAGGCGCGAAGCAGTCGGCGGAGGCGGCGATGGAGCTGAGTGCAAAGAGTAAGCAGCTATTATCGCTGGTTGATCGTTTTAAGGTTTAA
- a CDS encoding phosphatase PAP2 family protein, producing MKPINPDNLRSPLSLKINFKHLIIFLTISIITLAIAHVFDITLYRIAIDNNGFQKWQDSDSYRMLRIMGFLPFWIAVAIAIILHDTHKYLPKFNRTVCASRGLLLIFTTVSAGIIAEIIKFLVRRMRPYKYYSDYLTPPTNSTHLYEYRPFNSTTHDFLDTGGLSFPSSHAIIAFAAAFILAKLFPKTAPVLYLFAIGCAITRILTRGHYLSDTVGSAIFAYAIAQTFYAWHLYNQRDLIRQNNNLPPIS from the coding sequence ATGAAGCCAATCAACCCCGACAATCTCCGCTCGCCGCTCTCCTTGAAAATCAACTTCAAGCACCTCATCATTTTTCTCACCATCTCCATCATCACACTCGCCATCGCACACGTCTTCGACATCACGCTCTACCGCATCGCCATCGACAACAACGGCTTCCAAAAGTGGCAAGACTCCGACTCCTATCGCATGCTCCGCATCATGGGCTTCCTCCCCTTCTGGATCGCCGTTGCCATCGCAATCATCCTCCACGACACACACAAATACCTCCCAAAATTCAACCGCACCGTCTGCGCATCACGCGGCCTGCTCCTCATCTTCACCACCGTCTCGGCTGGCATCATCGCCGAAATCATCAAGTTCCTCGTCCGCCGCATGCGACCCTACAAATACTACTCCGACTACCTCACTCCCCCCACCAACTCTACACACCTCTACGAATACCGCCCCTTCAACTCAACCACCCACGACTTCCTCGACACCGGCGGCCTCTCCTTCCCCTCATCACACGCCATCATCGCATTTGCCGCCGCTTTCATCCTCGCCAAACTCTTCCCAAAAACTGCACCTGTCCTCTATCTCTTCGCAATCGGCTGTGCCATCACCCGCATCCTCACACGCGGTCACTACCTCTCCGACACCGTCGGCTCCGCCATCTTCGCCTACGCCATCGCCCAAACCTTCTACGCATGGCATCTCTACAACCAGCGTGACCTCATCCGCCAAAACAACAACCTACCGCCTATCTCCTGA
- a CDS encoding NifB/NifX family molybdenum-iron cluster-binding protein, translating to MRIAIPLKNNIFSRHFGKSDALAVYTIDDNNAITNSETLPRTIDGCSGLPTWISSLNIDLVLVGGLGQGALNGLLARNIQVKPASPQDDPAQIIAQHLAAPSSADLSVCPGHDHPHHCDH from the coding sequence ATGCGCATCGCCATCCCACTCAAAAACAACATCTTCTCCCGGCACTTCGGCAAATCTGACGCACTCGCCGTCTACACCATCGACGACAACAACGCCATCACCAACTCCGAAACCCTCCCCCGCACCATCGACGGCTGCTCCGGCCTCCCCACCTGGATCTCCTCGCTCAACATCGACCTCGTCCTCGTTGGTGGCCTCGGCCAAGGCGCACTCAACGGCCTCCTCGCTCGTAACATCCAAGTCAAACCCGCCTCCCCGCAAGACGACCCCGCCCAGATCATCGCCCAGCACCTCGCCGCCCCCTCCAGCGCCGACCTCTCCGTCTGTCCCGGCCACGATCACCCGCATCACTGCGATCACTAA
- a CDS encoding ABC transporter permease subunit — MQVLTHWLWRMIPGNPMVVRIVSGGSVRMRDLWLRMGYLGALVLIVFFGLMAGEGMGSNVALSDLAASGSSIFQIIAYGQIVLVCLIAPLFMAAAISQEQSAKTYDILLTTPLTNMQIVLGNLIGRLFFILSLLASGLPLFAILLIFGGVRASSVFYAFSIAATTAIFVGSVAVFLSVMRLGGRKAVFTFVISIAAYLLAAYMLDSFIIQRLTPGNYTTYLTPFHPLLVLDTLVRPDNYQIHTPDMLASYGPIARYLLGQPLASFLFLTSLTSLTLITWSALVLRNVGRGDSKLVIYIKSKLRLNPDGAARKRKPRHVTGRNPIAWRESHTRGNALNAILSRYAFLVIGLALAILWLALYHFNSLPTLNTTMTGVNQLPVETFKQGLYILLLMEILIIALVALYMAAGCVSREREDGTLDLLLTTPMTQKQYVWGKLRGLVQFLILLISVPVLTVALVSVYSILGSIFGWQGAIYTHQSTFATTSATRINEAMLMLPESALLLALVLIPFVALCVATGMYWSLKSKGVLGAVIPSVSIIGLVSLVFGFCGFNLALNTPVIFGATFNAFSPTTAALMIINPWDYVSGFPAHPGFSRIFMTISAVIAAAGYFFIVAAMLNAMVKNFDQTVRKLSGTG, encoded by the coding sequence ATGCAAGTTCTGACCCATTGGCTCTGGCGTATGATCCCCGGCAACCCCATGGTCGTCCGTATCGTCTCAGGCGGCTCCGTCCGCATGCGCGATCTCTGGCTACGCATGGGCTATCTCGGCGCACTCGTTCTCATCGTTTTCTTCGGTCTCATGGCCGGTGAAGGCATGGGCTCCAATGTCGCCCTCTCCGACCTCGCCGCATCAGGCTCATCCATCTTCCAAATCATCGCCTACGGCCAGATCGTCCTCGTCTGCCTCATCGCTCCCCTCTTCATGGCCGCCGCCATTTCCCAGGAACAATCCGCCAAAACCTACGACATCCTCCTCACAACCCCCCTCACCAACATGCAGATCGTCCTCGGCAACCTCATCGGACGACTCTTCTTCATCCTCTCACTCCTCGCCTCAGGCCTACCACTCTTCGCCATCCTCCTCATCTTCGGCGGCGTCCGCGCCTCCTCCGTCTTCTACGCATTCTCCATCGCCGCAACCACCGCCATCTTCGTCGGCTCCGTCGCCGTCTTCCTCTCCGTCATGCGACTCGGCGGCCGCAAAGCCGTCTTCACATTCGTCATCTCCATCGCCGCATACCTCCTCGCCGCATACATGCTCGACTCCTTCATCATCCAACGACTCACCCCCGGCAACTACACCACCTACCTCACACCCTTCCACCCCCTCCTCGTCCTCGACACGCTCGTACGCCCCGACAACTACCAAATCCACACCCCCGACATGCTCGCCTCCTACGGCCCAATCGCACGCTACCTCCTCGGCCAACCCCTCGCCTCATTCCTCTTCCTCACCTCATTAACCTCACTCACCCTCATCACCTGGTCAGCCCTCGTCCTCCGAAACGTCGGCCGCGGCGACTCCAAACTCGTCATCTACATCAAATCAAAACTCCGACTCAACCCCGACGGCGCCGCGCGCAAACGCAAGCCCCGCCACGTCACCGGCCGCAACCCCATCGCTTGGCGTGAATCCCACACCCGTGGCAACGCACTCAACGCCATCCTCTCTCGCTACGCCTTCCTCGTCATCGGCCTCGCCCTCGCCATCCTCTGGCTCGCTCTCTACCACTTCAACTCACTCCCAACCCTCAACACCACCATGACCGGCGTCAACCAGCTCCCCGTCGAAACCTTCAAGCAAGGCCTCTACATCCTCCTACTCATGGAAATACTCATCATCGCACTCGTCGCCCTCTACATGGCCGCAGGCTGCGTCTCCCGTGAACGTGAAGACGGCACACTCGACCTCCTACTCACCACACCCATGACCCAAAAACAATACGTCTGGGGCAAACTCCGCGGCCTCGTCCAGTTCCTCATCCTCCTCATCTCCGTCCCCGTACTCACCGTCGCACTCGTCTCCGTCTACAGCATCCTCGGCTCAATCTTCGGCTGGCAAGGCGCCATCTACACCCACCAATCAACCTTCGCCACAACCTCCGCCACACGCATCAACGAAGCCATGCTCATGCTTCCCGAGTCCGCACTCCTCCTCGCACTCGTCCTCATCCCCTTCGTTGCCCTCTGCGTCGCCACCGGCATGTACTGGTCTCTCAAATCCAAAGGTGTACTCGGCGCCGTCATCCCCTCCGTCTCAATCATCGGCCTCGTCTCACTCGTCTTTGGCTTCTGCGGCTTCAACCTCGCACTCAACACACCCGTCATCTTCGGCGCAACCTTCAACGCTTTCTCACCCACCACCGCCGCACTCATGATCATCAACCCCTGGGACTACGTCTCCGGCTTCCCCGCGCACCCCGGCTTCTCTCGCATCTTCATGACCATCTCCGCCGTCATCGCCGCCGCCGGCTACTTCTTCATCGTCGCCGCCATGCTCAATGCGATGGTCAAAAACTTCGACCAAACCGTCCGCAAACTTTCCGGCACAGGCTAA
- a CDS encoding PaaI family thioesterase — MTTTHIPPEPPAGENLRDQLHAQCIICSKLNPHSLNLRCTLNPDNTVTATFNPRPHLKGFPNQLHGGILSAILDSAMAQCLLLNNIHAVTATLDIRFRNPAPLTGSYTVTAKIDESRRNLHRLSAKITTDTHTLATAKSQFVEQHD, encoded by the coding sequence ATGACCACCACACACATCCCTCCAGAACCCCCCGCCGGCGAAAACCTCCGCGATCAACTTCACGCTCAGTGCATCATCTGTTCCAAACTCAATCCCCACTCCCTCAACCTCCGCTGCACCCTCAACCCCGACAACACCGTTACCGCCACATTCAATCCCCGACCCCATCTCAAAGGCTTCCCCAACCAGCTCCACGGCGGCATCCTCTCTGCAATACTCGACTCCGCCATGGCCCAATGCCTCCTCCTCAACAACATCCACGCCGTCACCGCCACCCTCGACATCCGCTTCCGCAACCCCGCCCCCCTCACTGGCTCATACACCGTCACCGCAAAAATCGACGAATCCCGCCGCAATCTCCATCGCCTCTCAGCCAAAATCACCACCGACACCCACACCCTCGCCACCGCAAAATCACAATTCGTAGAACAGCACGACTAA